The genomic window ATTTAAGGCatatattaaaaatcaaaaaccaGCTGGATAAAAGTATATCTAAAGTATTTATTAAATGAACTATTAGGGAAGGACTTTCTCTGAATATATAGTGTGGCAAAAGTTTATGTTAAATTTTTACTTGTACAATGGTGTATAATACAAcacagtaataaataaaatgcattttttgcacatacaacaaacaaaatacagtatgcacacaaaaaaacaaacaacaacaaaaacatcccTCACATTGTTTAATCTTACCTGGGGCTTGGCTTGTTTTTAAAGTCATTGCAGCTGTTGATTGTTTGTCACGAGATGTTTCAGAGTTCAGCGTTGGAATCACTGTGTAGCTGAAGCACAAAGAAAAACTGTCACAGTTGTATGTAGCTACCTTTAtgctataaaataaaaacataataacgATTTAAAAAACTCTGACATTATGTGAAGTACCTATGTTTCTGGCATTATGTTGTTCTGTATGGTCGAACatatgttttattacttttccaCTCAGATCTAGCAAAGGGCAATGAGAAAGCCGACTAGTGCATTTGTGGATATTTATGGAAGACATATTAAAGGTTAAAAGGTTCTTGCAAGATATCACCCCCAAAactaaaaaattcaaaataactttcaaatgaatgttaaagAGATTCAAGTCATGGAAAGGAAAAGCAAACTTCAGTCAATTGCAGCAAATACTGTTTGTTTGGCAATCTTTACATCCGCCTACGGGCCTTGGGGCAGAGTTTCCCAACCTTTTGGTGCAAACCCCACAAGGATTTCCTAGTGTGtcaatattatcattattaactttatttatgtagcacttttgtggtgtgctttacaataaaacagcaaaataaaatgagagGAAACAATACTATttcaaaataatgagaaaaaagtagaaaataaaagaaaacagaataaaactaaaatatttacaaaatagTTAAAATAGGCATCCAATGggcataatttaaaaaaacaaactgatttaACTGGAAAAAGTAAGTATCAAATTTAATTCATTCGGCACTCCCTCTTTGGTCAGAAATATACTCAACATCACATGACTCAACTTGACCATGCAAGGGTCATGAGAACTTGGGAGACCTAAAATTGGGGTCACAGGCCAGAAACCCTGCCTGGGAGGTTCTACTCAAGTATCATTTACGTTGCTGTATGACATCAGCCTGTCAAAGTGGGGATGCCTTGCCTCCTGCAGACACTTGGGGACATGTTGGGACACTGTAAATGGGGAATGTGAAATCCCACCTACTGGCTGACTCTGCCTAACTGCCTGTGGAGTCAAGTGGCTGTGCCAGCAATTTAACTGCTCAGGATCCAAACATAGACAGGAGCAGAATGTCTTTGCATCAGACTGTTATGCCGATGCACATAACTGTAAATCTCTTTCATGACACCTAGTCTTAAAAAGTATGTTTTGCGCTGTGACTCTCGTTAGGCATCTAATCTAGAACTATCAGTAAAAGACTGAAAGGAAAACACAAACTCAAAGCTGACAAAACTGCTTTTCTTGACCAGTCATGTAGATTTGCTTgtgttgaaatgtgaaaaagcaCAAACTGTGTACTTCATTTGCTaatagaaaaacaatatttatccAGAAAGTTAAAATAAGATTCAGAAATTGTTTTTACCAAGCACTCAGCCATACAAACTGGTGATGACTATGACCTACTTTCACTGTTGCCCAAGAGACTTTTAGGCCAAGCACCAGTGTACAGCAGTGACCAAAAGCCTGTTAGTATAGGTTATTTTATCTATCTCTGAGTTAGTTGAGTAATTCTTTTGGTATCTCCAGAGCTGacaggcttttaatttgaacaaaATGGGCTGTATATCATGATGATAGCCATAAGGCTTTTTACATGGTCCTTTAATTTTTAGGACCAAGAGGAACACTGAAAACTGTGAACAAGGATATCTGACCTTGAAGATCTACAACCCAGCATAAAATGAAGACTTTGATGTGTCACACATTCTGCAGTGCAAACTGATCATAGGCTTCTGCTCAGTCCTTTGTTAGTCATGGGGAGCCAGAAGAATAAGTCACATTCCTCGCTGAAATATGGCACACTGATGTGATCTTGAGTCTCTGTATTATAGGGCGATTGCAAGAggttaattcatatttttttcattctacaCAGTATAAAAATCCTTGGACACTTGGAAACTGATTGTATGAAAATGGagattttaaaagctttaaatagTTCTGTAGACAgcttaaacattttttacacatttatatgaaatAAACAGGTGTCTGTagatctttttatttatcttaaaggttatctgacttttcctcttttcttagttattttgatttttgaagCAGCAGAATCAGATGCTTTGGCAACCTTTTAAAGCCAAACTAATGCTTATCTTGGCTTAATAAATGCTTGTAATAAAATCACAtacaataaaatgattattagattTATTACGCTACCTAATCACTCGTACTGCTATTTGTCTTAAACTagtttaatgtgaaataatcaTAGAGCTGATTGTACTAATGTAGTCTCCTAATGTTTGTCTCTCTCAACAAATGATGCCTTTCTGTCCTTCATTTGAATAATATTACATTTGCCTTGATTGGTACCACATATCGATTGAAACCTTACATCATGCAGGTTTCGGTCAcaccatttattttatttgcttttagtcatttgaaaaatttgataaattaCTGACACGCGAAatttgctgtttaaaaaaattaatcGCACTTACTTTCACTTCTTCGTCGTGTACGTTCAGCCATCCGTCTTCAACTTGTACtcttctatctatctatccagtATATCAAAGGTGACACCCCTTTTTGTTCGGTGATAAAATTCCCATAGGAAGCCTTACATGGGTAAAATGCAGTTGGGAAAAAAACCATATTGCAGCAGTAGTAAAGGGTGAAGGTTACTCTTACCCATCCCTATGAAAGTGATCACTTTGCAGTTAGCACTAGAAATACATTATGACTGTTCATTCAATCTGGTATGGGCCATATCAAGTCAACAGTTTTCCCCCATTACTattgacaatataaaataatgtgcagCATCATATACTAATATCAAGATTCACATTCCATCTGTTAGATTTAAATAAAGCTATGACACATTCTAGCATTATATCATTAATGTCAATCACATTAGTGATGGATATTGCTGTACATGATGTCCATGGTTGAGGCTTCATGATTTATGGATCCACAATAGACATGTACTGCAATTTCCCGCGTGCAAGAGGGAAAGCATCTCACCAAAAGGTTTCGACTGGCAGCATCACAAGGTCTCCAGAAATATGATCACTATGACCTTTATTGGTCAATAAACATTAACATGAGACATTTTATTTGGTAAAGTAATCTCTAGTTGATATAAATGAATTGGCCGTTCCAATTAGCCTTTGAAAGTATCAACTGAAATTCTCACAGCATGCTTGTGGTATTTGGTGAGTCACATTGGACCTGGGGTGGCATTACAAAAAGGTGGTTGCTCATGGTGTGATGGTGTGTTGTATTCGTTGCACTGAGCAGAATTTTGGGTTCACATTGTCAGAGGTTAAACAAGCATGACTTATCCAGACAGTTTGAATAGTCACCCTGACCTCATAAAAGAGACTGTGACATTACTGCAAGAAAAACCTGATGACACGAGTGGAGAATCAACACAAATATCACCTCTGACCAGGCAGAGGAAATGAGGTAAGCACTTTTACATAAAGGTATATTAACAACTGTACTAAATGTTAAAGGTAGAACAATGCCGCATTATTCTACTATTATCAGTCAGCATAAGGTCATCAGATAAAATAGGAATTCTCATCTTGGCTGTGCTATTTAGTCAAAGGGCTATATCCAACAGCTTCCCTGCTCTGTAAAGATGTCACATGATGGACGTTATAGACTTGATTTATGTTGGCCTTGTCAGTAAAATATAGTATGTAATgtgaatgtacagtaccagtcaaacattGGAGACATCTTCCTATTCCCTAATATGcccaaacctttgactggtactttatatattgtATGGATGTATGAAtcctttattttaaatatgtacatattaTCAGTTGAACATAGTTGTCTCACCCAAAGACTCAGTTATCTGACTATAGATATAAAAAGGACTAATTTCAAGTTTGCAGTAGGGATCTTCTTATTTACTGGGTAGCTCAGGTGGATATATATGGAAATGCAATGAAAATGTGTGCTCAGTTCCCAGGGGCTTAATGTGGTAATGTGATGTACATGGTGTCGTGGGCTCAGATGTTGGAGCCATGTGCAATTGGAAACACATGCGGGAAACATCTGTTGCCTTAATGATGGCCACTGAGTTTGTTTCTGCCAGTGAAGTTGGTGAAGAATATTTTCAaagttattaataaaaacagaatttctgtgataaacaagataaaaaagaaCACTACACACGATGGACAGTTTGTTGATTTATTGCAGTTGTTACAAGAGATTTGTCCTattgttttctgaaaaaaactgacaaatgtcttttaattttagtttgtCACTTCACTCCTGCTGtatatgatgatgatatatCCCGATGACAATTGCAAATCAgtaacatttcaaataaattaaataagtTAGCATTTAGACTATTTTAGATAGTTTTTCTAGGAGTTCAGAGAATAGTATCACACACTTTCAATACAATCTATGCAGTACaccaaaacatttcacattcactTTCACTGTGTTTTCCAAAACATTTCAGTAAGAGGAAGCACATCATAATGCCTTAATGCCACTTCAATCtgtggagaaaaagaagagagaaaacaatcaagacaaaaataaactaGAACAATTTCTTCAGAAAAAATAACAACTCTTAAGTTAAGCCTTACCTCTCACAGTAAGTTTAGTAGAACACTCTGCCTTGCCCAAAGAGTTGACTGCAACAACCCTATATTCACCGCCGTCATTTTCTCGGACTCTGAGAATATACATGGAGCACACACCACATGAGTTGGTGATGTAATAGTTTTTGTCTGAGTTGATGCAGGTGTTGTTGAGGTACCAGGACACATTGGGTGTAGGACATCCTCTGACAGCACATGTCATGTAGAGTTGGTAACCTTTAGGTGGTGTGTGGACCTTCAGAGGGACCAAGATGGATGGGGGCCTCTCAAAGCTTATCTCCATTGAACTAACTCCATTTGATGATATTGGAacttaagagaaaaaaaaaaattaaagagagaaatgtttgaaaaGATCATTTAGGTCACATGGCAATTGTGTCATCCAGAATCCAGAAATTTCAGACATTCATTTGTATTACCCAAGtctgaaatatacatttttgtggCTTCCACGCAATGAAGTAATCAGAGATTTCAAAGATTAATGACATTGATTGAACTTTGGAGTTGggggaaaacaaaaacaagactaacAGTTTAGAGCCATGCCAGGAACCATGTGAGGCTGCACTTAGGAATGGCAGTGATTGGAGCTAAACGCTGATGTCCACATGGCAATAtattcacaatgacaatgctaaaatGCCTGTTTTAAGCAGGTAATGTTTGCCATGGTCATAATCTTAGTGTCAGTGTGCTGGCATGCTAGCATTTGCAAATTAGCTCTGAACACAAAGCACAGAATCATCAGTCGTTTTTCAGTTATTTGGTCATAACCTAAAATATTGGACTCggaatttaaattttgacctgatgatggaaCAGGATACATTATCTAGAAACCATAGATTTCTGTGTCAAATTTTGTCCCAGTCCATGTATTtggagatatttcactggatgaTTAAAAAGCTTGATGTGCAGGTGGcaccagatgaaaagtcaagggattATCAAAGTCATTAAGGGtcatcttctggggaccatgaatttctgtaaaaaaaatcattgcaatccatccagtatTTTTCATGATATTACACTCTGGACAAAAGTGGTGTACCCACCGATTGATTGACCAACATTGCCTTTCTTATCTCTTAAGCCCTTTTTTACACAGCCAAACTCAAATTTGCTCAAAATTTGTATTGTTACCACCATGGTGGTGTCAGTCGCTGTGTACTTATTTACAGATTTCACAGATTATTTACCGTAAGGAATAATAATATATagaatatacagaatataaagGAGAATATATAGAATTTCATCAAGTTGAACAAGTTATTAGTGGACTACTAAGTGATAGGGGAACATACAACACAAGAGACGTTCTGATGATGACATAATGGTGAAATCATTACACCATTATATCTATTGTATGCCCCTTGTAAACATAACTGAATATATAAACCCACCTCTGTTGCTGTTGGCACCCCATGTAGGTGACTGAGATGGATCTGAGAGGCCCATATCATTCTTGGCATAGACCCGGAAATGGTATTCTATCCCAGGGAGAATGTTGTGGGCTGTGTAGGTGTTAGCAAAGAGGCGGTCTGCTACAGTCTTCCACATTCTGGTGTTAGAGTCATGTTGAGACACCACGTAGTACAGTCGATCGTCAAGCTCTTGGTCTGGAGAGGGAACCCATGATACTGCCACTTTGCCATAGACTGTTTGCTCCAGCTCCACTGGCCCTGGGCACTTGGGTTCATCTAGGAACAAAGAACATAAGATGTAgagtttaatttgttttgagtGAACAAACAACAACTGTTGCTTAACCTTTATCCTGCCTttgttgtaaaatttaaaacagtACTTACATTTTCACTGATTTTATTATAATATGGCTGCTGTATATCTGTAAATCTATGTAATCGTACCTTAAATTTACTTAGGAATTCCCCTGCTGTGGGGGGTTTTGTCAGGACTATATTTGCAATTGACAGCTGGCATAAGATAATAATCCACAAATCATATCCTCTTACTGCATGTCACTCAGTAAGAATTACATTTCTCAATGCACCTGCAAGTGTTCAGTGTTAATTAGGGTTTGACATTAGTTTGCCAATACACTGGTGTGATAAATGCATTTAATTGGCTAAATATTACCTAGTCAGTATTGTCCACTGttgataaaacacattttcttcatcACAAGAACACTAAACAATGCAAAGGTCATTTAATGCTTAATGTAAAATTGATTCCTAATTtccagaaaataaataaaatgtatttacagttAATATCAGTGCAAAATTCTTGCTATCAGAagttttaatgcaaaaatacacTACTGTTATTCCACATCATTTTAGGACTAATTATAGTGTAAAAGCTTGCTTTTTACTTACCTGTGACTCTAACCTCAACGTCAAAGAAAGCCTCACCCACAGAGTTTTTGGCTTTAATAGTGTAGATGGCTGAATCTGAGCGCTTTGATGAAGGAATAACAAGCTGAGACATTCCCTCTGTATTGATGACATTAATCCACGGGGCTATTGGCTCATCATCCTTCAGCCAGGTGATGTGAGGTGGAGGTTCAGCCTGGGGATATCAATGTCAGATAAATGAGTGTGAGGCATATGCAGTCATGTCACACTGTAGCAAACTCATGACTCAAGATTATGACGTGGCTGGAATGGGAGAGTAAATATGGAATCCAGAACTGGCTTGTTAAGATGGTTTTATGATTTATACCAAGGAGGAAGGGTTCGGTTTCCATGCCAGCATTTAGGTTTATTCATACCTCATAAGAAATCTTGACACGCACAGAATTTCCTGCCCTGACAACAAGGAAGTCCTCTGGGTCCTTAAAACAAGGTCTCACtggatggaaacacaaacaaaacagaaaatgcaaagCGGAAATAAGAAATTATCTGCATAACAAAGTTAAATCATTAATATGCACAGCAAAGGAAGTTAACTTACTGTTGGGATTCTTTGCACACGCCATTGCGGAGGGAGGGCTCGCATCTCCTGCTCCTGATTCATTGATCGCTGAAACTCTGAATTCATACTCTGCTCCCTCAGTGACATCTTTAACTGCATAGTTCACATCTGAAAATAAGGTGAATAACAAGGTAaggataaaaatacaataaaaagaaGATAATTGTCCTACATAATAGTATGCTTTTGTTCTGACAAACCTTCAATAGGTTCATTAATTGCATTCAGGGCAAGCCACTGATTTGTGTCCTTCTTTCGTTTCTCCACTTGGTAACCAATGATTGGTACTCCTTTGTCATCCTCCGGAGGGGTCCACGTCAAGTTGATACAGGTCTTAGAGGTACTTACCACTTTGGGTTTTCCAGGTGGACCAGAAAGTACTAAAGAATGACAAGTAGTCTGAGTTATCTAGTATGCTCATTTTCAATAATTAAGAAGTAATTAAAGACATGGAATAAATCAACGACATTATTACTGGAGGATATCCCAAAAATTCCTCTCAGAGATATAGCAACTATTACAGCAATGATAAAAGGTGGACTTTCAACAGTGACTAAATAGTGCCAGTGATAAACGATTTGAAGCCAGCACAAAACCTATCCAGaagcattttcatttattacaaCCTGAGGGAGATTAACATGGGATTTGCTGAGGACTGCTAAATGAGACTTCTTTTTTCTACACTCACTCATTATGCCAGCCATAATGCTATCAGCTGTCTCCAGGGAGTCACTGAGGCCCTGAGGGTTTTCTGCATAGATGCGGTAGCTGTATTTCTTTCCATGAGTCACATTCCTGTCTCTAAAGGAGGTCTTCTCTGCTGAGACATCCCCGAGTTTTGTCCACAGACTATGCCCTCTTTCCTGCCGTTCTATAATGTAGTTGGTGACAGCAGAGCCACCATCGTCTTTTGGAGGGTTCCATTTAATTTCAATTACAGATGAAGTGGTCTCGACAGTCTCCACTGGACCCTCCGGTGGACCTGGACGATCTGTAAGAAAAATGTGGTTTTGTTACCTTTTAAATGAAGTGACAGAAATGTGACTAAGGTGTaagttttgtttatgtttgaacATGGCTGTTGATGGTATTTGTATCTCTCAgtatttctcacttttctcaTTAGATTTCCCTATGTTTTCGTACCAAGCACAATAAGCTGAGATGTGGCCTCCACAGCTCCAAATGGGTTTTTAAGTTGGATTTTTATTTCCCCCGTGTCTGACCGCAGGCAGTCTCTGAGAAGCAGCCGACTGTGATTGGGCTCCCTCACAATCTTAACTCCTCCTCCGTCTTTCAGCTCAGTGCCATCCTTAAACCAGCTGACCGTCAAAGACTCCTGAGGTTGAAAAGGCATCTTGAAAGCAGCGTTCTGGCCCACTCTTACTATCACAGGTTTGGAGAACTTGTGAAGGTCGTCTTCGTCAAATTCAGGCACATCTATGAGACACAAGGTGTCAGTTTAATACACAAGAGCTGTTGTGTCACTTATATTCTACAATATACGGAAGTAAAATATACCTCCGACTGTGATCCTTCCTTCCGTACTGAGATCCCCTGATACAAAACGAAGGAGTCCAGAGTCTGTATCTCTGCAGCTGTGAATTGTCAGCTTGTGAATGTTTGCATCTTTGGTTATGCTGATCCCACCACCGGATTTTAACTAGCAAATCAAGAGTGAAAAGGAGAACTTCATTCTTTTTCAGGTTAcacaacaaacattaaaaaaggaaaagaaaaatatccaaTATGGCAGTTCCATAAGCGTAAGACTTATGTTATGTATGtcattcatgtttatgtttataatgTTGGCAATGTAGTAATTGAAAGCTTCTCTTACTCTTGCACTCAGATAATCAAAATGAAAGTGTCAGACAAATTTGCAAAATGCtaaatgtgcatttaaatgtaGTTATTTATGAACTTTACTGGCTCTCCATCTTTGAACCAGGCGCCGTCGCAGTCAGTGTTCATCTTCACAGTTAATTCTGCTGGCTGTCCACGAGTAGCAAGGATATCAGAGAGTCCAGAGGTAATTCCAGGCTCTGGGTAACATAAAACAAAGTTACTTTCCACTTAACATTTTCATGTGGAGCAGCTTTCAGtttaaaactatatatatactgtataaagtccccaagaaaaaaacagttaccAATTTACGCTTCTCTCTTCTAATCATTAAGATTAGATTGGTGATGCAATAGTTCATCAGTATCAAAGATTTCCTTGCCAATTATATCACAATTGTACATTACGTGAAGGAAAATATTGTAATGCCTGTGAATTCTACCActatgtaaaaagaaaaaatagtgaGGAATTGAGAGTATAATCTTACCTTGCACCACTAGTACAacctgcatttgttttttttaaataaaaaacagtgcATTCCAATAACTAATACAGTGCATGGCTTAAATATTAGATTACTGTGATCTAGTTAGAAAGTTTATGATACACAAGTTACAGCAAGAGAAATGACATCAAAGGTGAGCACAATGACAAGCAACAAACAAAGTACTATAAGGCTTTGCAAACAATGTTAACAGAGGCCAGATGAGCTCCCAAGTATATTAAGAAAGTGTTACCACATTCGGGTTATAAAGGATCTCCTGTTATTTCACATTTATGAATTGGCCTTCTAAGAGGAGCTATAGTAAATTTACAGGATTAAGATTTTACAGAGAATTAAATAATTTGATTAGATATtgaaaagtaataataaaaataaattagtttttttaacttttgtgtTACTAATGCAGATAACAGTTATTTGCTTAGTGCTTATTTGCTTAGTACTTTTTCAGTATTAAATATCTGGTATACCACCTCCTGCATCTGCAAGTGGTTCATCTTGCCTTGCACCACCACTGGCTTCCTCAGCTGAGTGGCCTAACAGTAATAACAATAGTAAGTCATTTAAACTTGACTCAGTAAGTTACTCCCTCATTGTGTGAGAGCAGtaccacatacatacatacattttgtacatacatacatacatacctaCATACATATGTGATGTGCCTTTACATATACATAGAGTAACCTAtaattacacataaacacacacacatactaacacacacgcatgcacacatacatgtaaacacacaaactggtTTCTCTATCTTTATGGGGACGTTCCctgatacacacatacaaacacacacacacacacacatacatagtgTCATTtctgattttcaaaataaaagccactGTATCTTAACAGGAAGCTCAGGAtgaggctgtttttaaaaataaaagaccCCAACTGCCACTGTGTGTTAACATGAAACTAGGGATGGACCtagtttttcaaaataagatcCCTAGGATCTGATATTAATACAAAGAATTTCTtctttcacagttttaaaacattatttttctgcTTCCAGCTTTGAGAGTTTATCATTTGACTTCAGCTGTTTCAGCAGCATGTTTTAGCTCTTAGCTTCTTCAGCTAATGCACATCAGCTCTCAGCCCCAGCATTACCTTTCAGCTTCCAAGTTTTCGAACCAATACATTTCAGTTGATATCAGCTGttttttcagccattttcaGCATTGCTTCGGCAATTTCTTTCACCTTTTGACTTCAGATGTATTTGAGCTTTCATCATTCACAGCAGgttgcagtggcagcagcagtagcaacaGATGGCAGCACCAACAGCTTCTAGCTCTCACGCATTTTCTGAAATGCGtgtctgcagaaaatgcagactgCTGCAACTACTCTCTGTATGCTCCGCTGTTGTTTCTCTTACCACCTCCTGCATCTTCAAGTGggaggtgcagcagcagcagcaactaaCAGCTTCCAGCTCTCACACGCATTTTCTGAAATGCGTGTCTGCAGAAAACGCAGACTACTGCATCTATTTTCTATATGCtcagctgttgtttctcttaCCACCTCCTGCGTCTGCAAGTGATCCATCTTGCTTTGCACCGCCACTGGCTTTCCCAGCTGAGTGGCCtaacagtaataacaacagTAGGTCATTTAAACTTGATTCAGTAAATTACTCCCTCATTGTGTGAGAGCAGTACCACATACACATAGGCCTATACAGTCTGTatatagatacatacatacatatatatacatgttgTGCCTGTACGTACACATAAAGTAACACATAAttacacaggaacacacacacgcgcacacacacacacacacacagggtgatatttctgatatttcaaattaaaagccacTGTATCTTAACAAGAAGCTTGGGATGAGGCatttttttcaaactaaaagCTCAGCAGAAGgctatttttcaaaataaaagccccatATAGTAACTGTATTTTAAGACGCTTGGGATGAagcttgtttttcaaaataaaagacaccAACTGCCACTGTGTGTTAACAGGAAACTAGGAATGGACCTAATTATTCAAAATAAGATCCCTTGTATCAGATATTAATACAAAGAATTTCttctttcacagtttttcagacaTTATATTTCTGCTTCCAGCATTGAGAGTATATCATTTGATTTCAGCTGTTTAAGCAACATGTTTTAGCGCTCAGCTTCTTCAGCTAATACACTTCAACTCTCAACTCCAGCTTTACCTTTCAGCTTCCAAGTTTTCAAAGCAATACAGCTCTCACACGCATTTTCTGAAATGCATGTGTGCAGAAAATGCAGACTACTGCATGTACTTTCTGTATGCTCCACTGTCGTTTCTCTTACCACCTCCTGCATCTTCAAGTGggaggtgcagcagcagcagctaaaagCCTCCAGCTCTCACtcacattttctgaaatgcgtgtctgcagaaaatgcagactgCTGCATCTACTTTCTATGTGCTCCACTGTTGTTTCTCTTACCACCTCCTGCATCTTCAAGTGggaggtgcagcagcagcagcagctaacagcttccAGCTTCGAGCTCTCACAcgcattttctgaaatgtgcACACGCATTTTCTGAAATGCGtgtctgcagaaaatgcagactACTGCATCTGTTTTCTATATGCTGAACTGTTGTTTCTCTCACCACCTCCTGCATCTGCAAGTGATCCATCTTGCCTTGAGCCGCCACTGGCTTCCTCAGCTGAGTGGCCTAACAGTAATAACAATAGTAAATCATTTACACTTGATTCAGTAAATTACTCCCTCATTGTATGAGAGCAATACCATATatagacatacatacatacatacatacatatatacatgttGTGCCTGTACGTACACATAAAGTAACACATAattacacagaaacagacacatacacacaaatacacaaatacacacacacacacacacgcacacacacacagtgtcatttctcattttcataataaaagccaCTGTATCTTAACAAGAAGCTCTGTatgaggctttttttaaaagaaaaataaaagcccATAGAGTAACTGTATCTTAAGAGGAAGTTCCTGATGAGGctcttttttcaaaataaaagcctcaTAGAATAAATATATGTTCAGGAAACACAGcatgaagctgtttttcaaaataaagcccCATAGAATAACTATTTTAAAAAGACGCTCAGGATAAGGTTtggtttttcaaaataaaagactcCAAATGCCACCGTGTGTTAACAGGAAACTAGGGATGGACCTAGTTTGTCAAAATAAGATCCCTAGGATCTGATATTAATGCAAAGAATTTCTTCCTTCACAGTTTTAAGACATTACATTTCTGCTTCCAGCTTTGAGAGTATATCATTTGATTTCAGCTGTTCCAGCAACAT from Thunnus maccoyii chromosome 3, fThuMac1.1, whole genome shotgun sequence includes these protein-coding regions:
- the igfn1.4 gene encoding immunoglobulin-like and fibronectin type III domain-containing protein 1 isoform X13, with protein sequence MFKRTKVTDGTATGQVGFRKKSKVPGVMITQYIEKLPEGKSHPDFTRKPIALTIQEGKFAFFKAIVTGDPKPTVVWSRNNGDVSDPARYQSKYDPNSNEHTFEMPHVKPDQADTYKCFAKNEYGQAMVTVVLNVIEVGFKMTKAPQQQAEVANCNFKKVLKRRSKVVPKAEEPEKKEGEIDPKFWELLMSADKKDYERICAEFGVTDFRWMLKKLNEMKREREEEQAEFVKNLSDLKPIHINADGTASFELEFDLLDPSSSIYLYKDGEMIPYTKELGDKMKHCLRKVGRKYIFSMRDLMPEDAGFYQLDVEDVNMFSTDFKMVDFLVKIQEVKAMEREDAVFECVISAPLSKLMWFGKNMPLEQGDKYDIEVSEDKLIHRLVVKDCMVVDKGIYAACAGIKSCNAWLVVEADKGAPKGKKSARKTTRAGGSGTDLQKVAQEQQQKLDKEREERKEKIKAAREAAAEAAAAEEPEKTADSGAGKDKGAAVEVERIDKTSVAATTTVAGDSGSGHSAGKASGGAKQDGSHADAGGGHSAGKASGGARKDGSIADAGGGHSAGKASGGAKQDGSHADAGGGHSAGKASGGAKQDGSPADAGGGHSAGKASGGAKQDGSHADAGGGHSAGKASGGAKQDGSHADAGGGHSAGKASGGAKQDGSHADAGGHSAGKASGGAKQDGSHADAGGHSAGKASGGAKQDGSHADAGGGHSAGKASGGAKQDGSPADAGGGHSAEEASGGSRQDGSLADAGGGHSAGKASGGAKQDGSLADAGGEPGITSGLSDILATRGQPAELTVKMNTDCDGAWFKDGEPLKSGGGISITKDANIHKLTIHSCRDTDSGLLRFVSGDLSTEGRITVGDVPEFDEDDLHKFSKPVIVRVGQNAAFKMPFQPQESLTVSWFKDGTELKDGGGVKIVREPNHSRLLLRDCLRSDTGEIKIQLKNPFGAVEATSQLIVLDRPGPPEGPVETVETTSSVIEIKWNPPKDDGGSAVTNYIIERQERGHSLWTKLGDVSAEKTSFRDRNVTHGKKYSYRIYAENPQGLSDSLETADSIMAGIMILSGPPGKPKVVSTSKTCINLTWTPPEDDKGVPIIGYQVEKRKKDTNQWLALNAINEPIEDVNYAVKDVTEGAEYEFRVSAINESGAGDASPPSAMACAKNPNMRPCFKDPEDFLVVRAGNSVRVKISYEAEPPPHITWLKDDEPIAPWINVINTEGMSQLVIPSSKRSDSAIYTIKAKNSVGEAFFDVEVRVTDEPKCPGPVELEQTVYGKVAVSWVPSPDQELDDRLYYVVSQHDSNTRMWKTVADRLFANTYTAHNILPGIEYHFRVYAKNDMGLSDPSQSPTWGANSNRVPISSNGVSSMEISFERPPSILVPLKVHTPPKGYQLYMTCAVRGCPTPNVSWYLNNTCINSDKNYYITNSCGVCSMYILRVRENDGGEYRVVAVNSLGKAECSTKLTVRD